In the Topomyia yanbarensis strain Yona2022 chromosome 3, ASM3024719v1, whole genome shotgun sequence genome, one interval contains:
- the LOC131690134 gene encoding calpain-B-like isoform X2, whose protein sequence is MPVSMRTTIESLVKEFNDSTSNGPKRLHQSRTRFMPIVFGRDGQPQLKKDLRSAEAQDFYELRDRCLRSRTLFEDPEFPSNSSSLSFSGEYRSNIKWLRPSEISKDAVFFENSYSRFDINQGELGDCWLLAAAANLTQDPVLFTRVVPEDNSFRENYAGIFHFRFWRFGQWYDVVIDDRLPTINGNLVYMRSTEKHEFWSALLEKAYAKMFGSYEALRGGSASEAMEDFTGGLTETFDMKDAPKDLFSIIEKGFTNHAMFACSLEPDPNKFEAETPQGLIRGHAYSITMAKMMDIQTPRTKGKIPLLRLRNPWGNNNEWNGAWSDKSPEWTFIPDETKREIGLIFEVDGEFWISYQDFVKYFDRVEICNLSPNCPIVRQRPGYPWKQSSFEGEWAIGSTAGGCRNYPDTFWHNPQYVIHLKDPDKDDKEGKATAIIALMQKNRRSKRNKGIDCLTVGLILYRVTEADLVKKPLPKEFFLRNASTARSTFINLREITCRFRVDPGIYVVIPSTFEPNLEGEFLIRVFSECPNCMSENEDCVGVCDLDPRVASDGNNNQPVLPIDQILPDPVKPNPQREAMERLFVDVAGVDGEVDWMELKLVLDHCFRDDIAVAAKGISRSYRVVQAEAKISKASVIAESEPVCCGLLAILQDWYVNMAGGDNRPEQRTSNDIIVYKESAPLMSEDSSSNGFSKDACRSMVAMLDEDQSGKLGFLEFQKLLTDIARWKAVFKLYDKERTGHLNPFELRAALQSAGYYLNNKILNSLMHRYGSKEGEIWFDDFVTCAVKIKTMIDIFRMKAGDGTNVASFNMDEWIHKTIYS, encoded by the exons CAACCCCAGCTCAAAAAAGACCTCCGCAGCGCCGAAGCGCAAGATTTTTACGAGCTACGTGACCGATGCCTCCGTTCCCGCACTCTTTTCGAAGATCCCGAGTTTCCATCCAACAGTTCATCGCTCAGTTTCAGTGGCGAGTATCGCTCCAACATCAAATGGCTGCGACCGTCCGAAATCAGCAAAGATGCGGTATTCTTCGAGAACAGCTACTCGAGGTTCGACATAAATCAGGGTGAGCTCGGTGATTGTTGGCTACTTGCTGCAGCCGCTAATTTGACGCAAGATCCGGTGCTGTTTACCCGAGTGGTTCCGGAGGACAACAGTTTTCGTGAGAACTATGCCGGTATATTTCATTTTCGGTTCTGGCGGTTCGGCCAGTGGTACGATGTGGTGATCGATGACCGGTTGCCGACGATAAACGGAAATCTGGTTTACATGCGATCAACGGAGAAACACGAGTTCTGGAGTGCGCTGCTGGAGAAAGCTTATGCAAAGATGTTCGGGTCTTACGAGGCTTTGCGCGGTGGATCCGCTAGTGAGGCAATGGAAGATTTTACCGGTGGTTTGACGGAAACCTTTGACATGAAGGATGCCCCAAAGGATTTATTTAGTATCATTGAGAAAGGTTTCACGAACCATGCTATGTTTGCTTGTAGTTTGGAACCGGATCCAAATAAGTTTGAGGCTGAGACACCGCAAGGATTGATCCGAGGCCACGCGTATTCTATAACGATGGCCAAGATGATGGATATTCAGACACCGAGAACTAAAGGAAAGATACCATTGTTGCGGTTGAGAAATCCCTGGGGGAATAATAATGAGTGGAATGGGGCATGGAGTGACAAGTCGCCAGAGTGGACGTTCATTCCGGATGAGACAAAACGAGAGATTGGGCTGATCTTTGAAGTGGATGGGGAGTTCTGGATCTCCTACCaagattttgtgaaatatttcgaTCGAGTCGAGATATGCAACCTTAGCCCAAATTGTCCGATCGTCCGACAGAGACCGGGGTACCCCTGGAAGCAATCGTCGTTCGAAGGAGAATGGGCCATCGGAAGCACTGCCGGGGGTTGTAGAAACTATCCAGACACATTTTGGCACAATCCGCAGTATGTTATACACTTGAAGGACCCCGATAAGGATGACAAAGAAGGGAAAGCAACTGCCATAATTGCACTGATGCAGAAAAATCGTCGATCCAAGCGGAATAAAGGAATAGACTGTCTGACTGTAGGTTTAATACTTTACCGAGTAACCGAAGCTGACCTCGTTAAGAAACCTCTACCGAAGGAGTTTTTCCTTCGGAATGCTTCCACGGCAAGGTCAACCTTCATCAATCTTCGTGAGATCACCTGCCGATTTCGGGTGGATCCCGGAATCTACGTAGTAATTCCGTCCACATTTGAACCGAACCTCGAAGGAGAGTTTCTAATTCGGGTGTTCTCCGAGTGTCCAAACTGCATGAGCGAGAACGAAGATTGCGTCGGTGTCTGTGATCTGGATCCTCGG GTCGCGTCCGATGGTAACAACAACCAGCCAGTTTTACCA ATCGATCAAATACTGCCGGATCCAGTGAAACCAAATCCACAGCGTGAAGCAATGGAACGACTTTTCGTGGATGTGGCTGGGGTCGATGGCGAGGTAGACTGGATGGAACTTAAATTGGTGCTGGATCACTGCTTCCGTGATGACATAGCGGTCGCTGCCAAAGGAATCTCACGAAGCTACCGGGTAGTGCAAGCCGAGGCTAAAATCAGTAAAGCATCGGTGATCGCTGAAAGTGAACCGGTCTGTTGTGGTTTACTGGCGATTCTACAGGATTGGTATGTGAATATGGCCGGCGGAGATAATCGGCCGGAGCAGCGCACCTCCAACGATATTATAGTTTACAAAGAGAGTGCTCCATTGATGTCTG AGGACTCTTCAAGCAACGGTTTCTCCAAGGATGCCTGCCGATCGATGGTTGCCATGCTCGATGAAGACCAATCCGGAAAGCTGGGCTTCCTCGAGTTCCAGAAACTGCTAACGGACATTGCTCGCTGGAAGGCGGTATTCAAGTTGTATGATAAAGAACGAACTGGACATTTGAATCCGTTTGAATTGAGGGCGGCTCTGCAGTCCGCTGGTTATTATCTGAACAACAAAATTCTGAACAGTCTGATGCACCGGTACGGTTCGAAGGAAGGGGAGATTTGGTTCGATGATTTTGTCACCTGTGCGGTGAAGATTAAAACCATGATCG ATATCTTCCGGATGAAAGCCGGCGACGGAACAAACGTTGCATCATTCAATATGGATGAATGGATCCATAAAACAATTTATTcttaa
- the LOC131690134 gene encoding calpain-B-like isoform X1, with translation MPVSMRTTIESLVKEFNDSTSNGPKRLHQSRTRFMPIVFGRDGQPQLKKDLRSAEAQDFYELRDRCLRSRTLFEDPEFPSNSSSLSFSGEYRSNIKWLRPSEISKDAVFFENSYSRFDINQGELGDCWLLAAAANLTQDPVLFTRVVPEDNSFRENYAGIFHFRFWRFGQWYDVVIDDRLPTINGNLVYMRSTEKHEFWSALLEKAYAKMFGSYEALRGGSASEAMEDFTGGLTETFDMKDAPKDLFSIIEKGFTNHAMFACSLEPDPNKFEAETPQGLIRGHAYSITMAKMMDIQTPRTKGKIPLLRLRNPWGNNNEWNGAWSDKSPEWTFIPDETKREIGLIFEVDGEFWISYQDFVKYFDRVEICNLSPNCPIVRQRPGYPWKQSSFEGEWAIGSTAGGCRNYPDTFWHNPQYVIHLKDPDKDDKEGKATAIIALMQKNRRSKRNKGIDCLTVGLILYRVTEADLVKKPLPKEFFLRNASTARSTFINLREITCRFRVDPGIYVVIPSTFEPNLEGEFLIRVFSECPNCMSENEDCVGVCDLDPRVASDGNNNQPVLPIDQILPDPVKPNPQREAMERLFVDVAGVDGEVDWMELKLVLDHCFRDDIAVAAKGISRSYRVVQAEAKISKASVIAESEPVCCGLLAILQDWYVNMAGGDNRPEQRTSNDIIVYKESAPLMSGEKSQDSSSNGFSKDACRSMVAMLDEDQSGKLGFLEFQKLLTDIARWKAVFKLYDKERTGHLNPFELRAALQSAGYYLNNKILNSLMHRYGSKEGEIWFDDFVTCAVKIKTMIDIFRMKAGDGTNVASFNMDEWIHKTIYS, from the exons CAACCCCAGCTCAAAAAAGACCTCCGCAGCGCCGAAGCGCAAGATTTTTACGAGCTACGTGACCGATGCCTCCGTTCCCGCACTCTTTTCGAAGATCCCGAGTTTCCATCCAACAGTTCATCGCTCAGTTTCAGTGGCGAGTATCGCTCCAACATCAAATGGCTGCGACCGTCCGAAATCAGCAAAGATGCGGTATTCTTCGAGAACAGCTACTCGAGGTTCGACATAAATCAGGGTGAGCTCGGTGATTGTTGGCTACTTGCTGCAGCCGCTAATTTGACGCAAGATCCGGTGCTGTTTACCCGAGTGGTTCCGGAGGACAACAGTTTTCGTGAGAACTATGCCGGTATATTTCATTTTCGGTTCTGGCGGTTCGGCCAGTGGTACGATGTGGTGATCGATGACCGGTTGCCGACGATAAACGGAAATCTGGTTTACATGCGATCAACGGAGAAACACGAGTTCTGGAGTGCGCTGCTGGAGAAAGCTTATGCAAAGATGTTCGGGTCTTACGAGGCTTTGCGCGGTGGATCCGCTAGTGAGGCAATGGAAGATTTTACCGGTGGTTTGACGGAAACCTTTGACATGAAGGATGCCCCAAAGGATTTATTTAGTATCATTGAGAAAGGTTTCACGAACCATGCTATGTTTGCTTGTAGTTTGGAACCGGATCCAAATAAGTTTGAGGCTGAGACACCGCAAGGATTGATCCGAGGCCACGCGTATTCTATAACGATGGCCAAGATGATGGATATTCAGACACCGAGAACTAAAGGAAAGATACCATTGTTGCGGTTGAGAAATCCCTGGGGGAATAATAATGAGTGGAATGGGGCATGGAGTGACAAGTCGCCAGAGTGGACGTTCATTCCGGATGAGACAAAACGAGAGATTGGGCTGATCTTTGAAGTGGATGGGGAGTTCTGGATCTCCTACCaagattttgtgaaatatttcgaTCGAGTCGAGATATGCAACCTTAGCCCAAATTGTCCGATCGTCCGACAGAGACCGGGGTACCCCTGGAAGCAATCGTCGTTCGAAGGAGAATGGGCCATCGGAAGCACTGCCGGGGGTTGTAGAAACTATCCAGACACATTTTGGCACAATCCGCAGTATGTTATACACTTGAAGGACCCCGATAAGGATGACAAAGAAGGGAAAGCAACTGCCATAATTGCACTGATGCAGAAAAATCGTCGATCCAAGCGGAATAAAGGAATAGACTGTCTGACTGTAGGTTTAATACTTTACCGAGTAACCGAAGCTGACCTCGTTAAGAAACCTCTACCGAAGGAGTTTTTCCTTCGGAATGCTTCCACGGCAAGGTCAACCTTCATCAATCTTCGTGAGATCACCTGCCGATTTCGGGTGGATCCCGGAATCTACGTAGTAATTCCGTCCACATTTGAACCGAACCTCGAAGGAGAGTTTCTAATTCGGGTGTTCTCCGAGTGTCCAAACTGCATGAGCGAGAACGAAGATTGCGTCGGTGTCTGTGATCTGGATCCTCGG GTCGCGTCCGATGGTAACAACAACCAGCCAGTTTTACCA ATCGATCAAATACTGCCGGATCCAGTGAAACCAAATCCACAGCGTGAAGCAATGGAACGACTTTTCGTGGATGTGGCTGGGGTCGATGGCGAGGTAGACTGGATGGAACTTAAATTGGTGCTGGATCACTGCTTCCGTGATGACATAGCGGTCGCTGCCAAAGGAATCTCACGAAGCTACCGGGTAGTGCAAGCCGAGGCTAAAATCAGTAAAGCATCGGTGATCGCTGAAAGTGAACCGGTCTGTTGTGGTTTACTGGCGATTCTACAGGATTGGTATGTGAATATGGCCGGCGGAGATAATCGGCCGGAGCAGCGCACCTCCAACGATATTATAGTTTACAAAGAGAGTGCTCCATTGATGTCTGGTGAGAAATCTC AGGACTCTTCAAGCAACGGTTTCTCCAAGGATGCCTGCCGATCGATGGTTGCCATGCTCGATGAAGACCAATCCGGAAAGCTGGGCTTCCTCGAGTTCCAGAAACTGCTAACGGACATTGCTCGCTGGAAGGCGGTATTCAAGTTGTATGATAAAGAACGAACTGGACATTTGAATCCGTTTGAATTGAGGGCGGCTCTGCAGTCCGCTGGTTATTATCTGAACAACAAAATTCTGAACAGTCTGATGCACCGGTACGGTTCGAAGGAAGGGGAGATTTGGTTCGATGATTTTGTCACCTGTGCGGTGAAGATTAAAACCATGATCG ATATCTTCCGGATGAAAGCCGGCGACGGAACAAACGTTGCATCATTCAATATGGATGAATGGATCCATAAAACAATTTATTcttaa
- the LOC131690134 gene encoding calpain-B-like isoform X3 produces the protein MPVSMRTTIESLVKEFNDSTSNGPKRLHQSRTRFMPIVFGRDGQPQLKKDLRSAEAQDFYELRDRCLRSRTLFEDPEFPSNSSSLSFSGEYRSNIKWLRPSEISKDAVFFENSYSRFDINQGELGDCWLLAAAANLTQDPVLFTRVVPEDNSFRENYAGIFHFRFWRFGQWYDVVIDDRLPTINGNLVYMRSTEKHEFWSALLEKAYAKMFGSYEALRGGSASEAMEDFTGGLTETFDMKDAPKDLFSIIEKGFTNHAMFACSLEPDPNKFEAETPQGLIRGHAYSITMAKMMDIQTPRTKGKIPLLRLRNPWGNNNEWNGAWSDKSPEWTFIPDETKREIGLIFEVDGEFWISYQDFVKYFDRVEICNLSPNCPIVRQRPGYPWKQSSFEGEWAIGSTAGGCRNYPDTFWHNPQYVIHLKDPDKDDKEGKATAIIALMQKNRRSKRNKGIDCLTVGLILYRVTEADLVKKPLPKEFFLRNASTARSTFINLREITCRFRVDPGIYVVIPSTFEPNLEGEFLIRVFSECPNCMSENEDCVGVCDLDPRIDQILPDPVKPNPQREAMERLFVDVAGVDGEVDWMELKLVLDHCFRDDIAVAAKGISRSYRVVQAEAKISKASVIAESEPVCCGLLAILQDWYVNMAGGDNRPEQRTSNDIIVYKESAPLMSGEKSQDSSSNGFSKDACRSMVAMLDEDQSGKLGFLEFQKLLTDIARWKAVFKLYDKERTGHLNPFELRAALQSAGYYLNNKILNSLMHRYGSKEGEIWFDDFVTCAVKIKTMIDIFRMKAGDGTNVASFNMDEWIHKTIYS, from the exons CAACCCCAGCTCAAAAAAGACCTCCGCAGCGCCGAAGCGCAAGATTTTTACGAGCTACGTGACCGATGCCTCCGTTCCCGCACTCTTTTCGAAGATCCCGAGTTTCCATCCAACAGTTCATCGCTCAGTTTCAGTGGCGAGTATCGCTCCAACATCAAATGGCTGCGACCGTCCGAAATCAGCAAAGATGCGGTATTCTTCGAGAACAGCTACTCGAGGTTCGACATAAATCAGGGTGAGCTCGGTGATTGTTGGCTACTTGCTGCAGCCGCTAATTTGACGCAAGATCCGGTGCTGTTTACCCGAGTGGTTCCGGAGGACAACAGTTTTCGTGAGAACTATGCCGGTATATTTCATTTTCGGTTCTGGCGGTTCGGCCAGTGGTACGATGTGGTGATCGATGACCGGTTGCCGACGATAAACGGAAATCTGGTTTACATGCGATCAACGGAGAAACACGAGTTCTGGAGTGCGCTGCTGGAGAAAGCTTATGCAAAGATGTTCGGGTCTTACGAGGCTTTGCGCGGTGGATCCGCTAGTGAGGCAATGGAAGATTTTACCGGTGGTTTGACGGAAACCTTTGACATGAAGGATGCCCCAAAGGATTTATTTAGTATCATTGAGAAAGGTTTCACGAACCATGCTATGTTTGCTTGTAGTTTGGAACCGGATCCAAATAAGTTTGAGGCTGAGACACCGCAAGGATTGATCCGAGGCCACGCGTATTCTATAACGATGGCCAAGATGATGGATATTCAGACACCGAGAACTAAAGGAAAGATACCATTGTTGCGGTTGAGAAATCCCTGGGGGAATAATAATGAGTGGAATGGGGCATGGAGTGACAAGTCGCCAGAGTGGACGTTCATTCCGGATGAGACAAAACGAGAGATTGGGCTGATCTTTGAAGTGGATGGGGAGTTCTGGATCTCCTACCaagattttgtgaaatatttcgaTCGAGTCGAGATATGCAACCTTAGCCCAAATTGTCCGATCGTCCGACAGAGACCGGGGTACCCCTGGAAGCAATCGTCGTTCGAAGGAGAATGGGCCATCGGAAGCACTGCCGGGGGTTGTAGAAACTATCCAGACACATTTTGGCACAATCCGCAGTATGTTATACACTTGAAGGACCCCGATAAGGATGACAAAGAAGGGAAAGCAACTGCCATAATTGCACTGATGCAGAAAAATCGTCGATCCAAGCGGAATAAAGGAATAGACTGTCTGACTGTAGGTTTAATACTTTACCGAGTAACCGAAGCTGACCTCGTTAAGAAACCTCTACCGAAGGAGTTTTTCCTTCGGAATGCTTCCACGGCAAGGTCAACCTTCATCAATCTTCGTGAGATCACCTGCCGATTTCGGGTGGATCCCGGAATCTACGTAGTAATTCCGTCCACATTTGAACCGAACCTCGAAGGAGAGTTTCTAATTCGGGTGTTCTCCGAGTGTCCAAACTGCATGAGCGAGAACGAAGATTGCGTCGGTGTCTGTGATCTGGATCCTCGG ATCGATCAAATACTGCCGGATCCAGTGAAACCAAATCCACAGCGTGAAGCAATGGAACGACTTTTCGTGGATGTGGCTGGGGTCGATGGCGAGGTAGACTGGATGGAACTTAAATTGGTGCTGGATCACTGCTTCCGTGATGACATAGCGGTCGCTGCCAAAGGAATCTCACGAAGCTACCGGGTAGTGCAAGCCGAGGCTAAAATCAGTAAAGCATCGGTGATCGCTGAAAGTGAACCGGTCTGTTGTGGTTTACTGGCGATTCTACAGGATTGGTATGTGAATATGGCCGGCGGAGATAATCGGCCGGAGCAGCGCACCTCCAACGATATTATAGTTTACAAAGAGAGTGCTCCATTGATGTCTGGTGAGAAATCTC AGGACTCTTCAAGCAACGGTTTCTCCAAGGATGCCTGCCGATCGATGGTTGCCATGCTCGATGAAGACCAATCCGGAAAGCTGGGCTTCCTCGAGTTCCAGAAACTGCTAACGGACATTGCTCGCTGGAAGGCGGTATTCAAGTTGTATGATAAAGAACGAACTGGACATTTGAATCCGTTTGAATTGAGGGCGGCTCTGCAGTCCGCTGGTTATTATCTGAACAACAAAATTCTGAACAGTCTGATGCACCGGTACGGTTCGAAGGAAGGGGAGATTTGGTTCGATGATTTTGTCACCTGTGCGGTGAAGATTAAAACCATGATCG ATATCTTCCGGATGAAAGCCGGCGACGGAACAAACGTTGCATCATTCAATATGGATGAATGGATCCATAAAACAATTTATTcttaa